The Vicugna pacos unplaced genomic scaffold, VicPac4 scaffold_40, whole genome shotgun sequence genome has a window encoding:
- the LOC140694579 gene encoding transport and Golgi organization protein 1 homolog isoform X1, protein MEVMKLLFWPHMLEYFGYENTSVIHALSALFHSGPDVYGILWKVIIVVAAFWGVFDFLVFIWRTILAVKPPVYQVTLKQITEKIKTVEKENRKLEENLSAWEPKEYIQTMERVNDCLNGFIQSVPARLQAARDQKAKRPHSPGILKTRSEGSMQRAMTTEECNLEGM, encoded by the exons ATGGAGGTGATGAAGCTGCTGTTCTGGCCCCACATGCTGGAGTATTTTGGATATGAAAACACATCT GTCATCCACGCTCTGTCTGCCCTTTTCCATTCTGGGCCTGATGTTTATGGAATTCTGTGGAaggttattattgttgttgctgcCTTCTGGGGAGTTTTTGATTTTCTCGTTTTCATCTGGAGGACCATCCTCGCT GTAAAGCCTCCAGTGTATCAAG TTACTTTAAAGCAGATAACTGAGAAGATCAAGACTgttgagaaagaaaacagaaaacttgaggaAAATCTATCAGCTTGGGAGCCGAAG GAGTACATACAAACCATGGAGAGGGTTAATGACTGTTTGAATGGCTTCATTCAAAGTGTTCCAGCTAGGCTGCAGGCAGCAAGGGACCAGAAGGCCAAGCGTCCGCACTCG CCAGGCATTTTGAAGACCAGATCTGAGGGTTCTATGCAGAGAGCCATGACGACTGAGGAATGCAACCTGGAAGGtatgtag
- the LOC140694579 gene encoding transport and Golgi organization protein 1 homolog isoform X2: MEVMKLLFWPHMLEYFGYENTSVIHALSALFHSGPDVYGILWKVIIVVAAFWGVFDFLVFIWRTILAVKPPVYQVTLKQITEKIKTVEKENRKLEENLSAWEPKPGILKTRSEGSMQRAMTTEECNLEGM, translated from the exons ATGGAGGTGATGAAGCTGCTGTTCTGGCCCCACATGCTGGAGTATTTTGGATATGAAAACACATCT GTCATCCACGCTCTGTCTGCCCTTTTCCATTCTGGGCCTGATGTTTATGGAATTCTGTGGAaggttattattgttgttgctgcCTTCTGGGGAGTTTTTGATTTTCTCGTTTTCATCTGGAGGACCATCCTCGCT GTAAAGCCTCCAGTGTATCAAG TTACTTTAAAGCAGATAACTGAGAAGATCAAGACTgttgagaaagaaaacagaaaacttgaggaAAATCTATCAGCTTGGGAGCCGAAG CCAGGCATTTTGAAGACCAGATCTGAGGGTTCTATGCAGAGAGCCATGACGACTGAGGAATGCAACCTGGAAGGtatgtag